DNA sequence from the Antennarius striatus isolate MH-2024 chromosome 3, ASM4005453v1, whole genome shotgun sequence genome:
CCCAGCAAaagttcaaaataaaacatctgtgaCATCAGTGGTAGGCTGTGATGCGTTGTTGCCGTGACAACAGCATCCATCAGTCTGGTGGAGGTTGGAGGTATCAGGAGTCAGAGGGGAGGTCAGAGATCCTGTCGATGGACTGGAGCAGCTGAGACACCAGAAGGAGAGACTCCGCCTCTCCCATCAGCTGACtgacaacagacagacaggttaatGTTCACTGACTGACGACAGAGAGattaatctcacacacacacacacacactaaccggATGGAGGACTGGGCGTGGCTTGCCGTCTTGTTCAGGTACTCGGACGCCACCTGAGCGTTGCGCTTCATTGTCTTCATGACCTCAGACTCCGCCCTCAGGCTGTGGTTGGCCGAGCGCAGCGAATCAGCCTCCACCTGAAATACAGGGAGACATTCACCTAAATCTGCTTACTCTGGTTTACAGTAttgattgatgatgatgtcatgaaacataagaagagaagaagaagaagaaacattcgCGGCATCAATAGagaatatcatcatcatcatcatcacctgcagctgctgcagctccaacTTCAGTTTGGAGACACTGTTCTCTGCTTTCAACGCTCGCTTCTtcagacagagacacaaactGGTCAGCGGTTCAGTCACTTTCCGCTGCATCATGATAGCAGGCTCCAAAAACTGCTGATGTCATGTTACCAACATGGACACACTGAGCCTACCGTCATCAAGTGCAGGTTCTGCTCCACCGAATGAACCATGTTCTCCAGGTCCCgagcctccttctcctcctgacgCGTCCTCTGGACGATCTCCTCCGACAGTTCCATCACCCTGACAGTGGAGGGAAATGCATGATGGGTAAATACTATGACAGCCAGGTGTGGAGATGTGGCGTGATTGGCTGTTGCTGACCTGCGCTCGTTGGCCTCTGACCTCCTCTCCAGCTCCCTGATGGTTCTCCTGAGCACCGTGTTCTCCTCCTTCAACTGAGGCAcccacaggtcacatgacttgtTTTATTTACCGACATCacgttatttattttactgcctCACCTGTTGTATCTGGTTActcctcccactcctcctcctgcaggaggtgaCTGCTTCTGCAATGGAGGTCTCATCATCTCCTTCATAgttctctcctcctgctccgaCTGGCTGCTCCTCAGGTCTGGAGGAGAACCTTGAAGGGGGGGTCAGATGTTCACTAGGAGCTCTCAGACCTCCTGCCTCAATCAATGAAGCAGACAAAACAATCACAGGCTTCACctcgtctcctcttcctcctcttctgtgCAAACAGAGGAGGTGCTGTCCACGCCTGacaggaagccccgcccccagtcttcttcctcctcctcctgattgGACAGATAGAGGGTTTACTACAGGCAATCCTCAATTTCATCatacagaccaatcagaagaatCTTTGGCATATAATGATGTCACTGTACCCGTGATGCCAGAGAAGCCAGTGACCGTTCGGAAAAGAAACCAACttcggggtcaaaggtcacgtccCCAACGTCAAACAGCCTCTGAAAGCTGCTGGACTACAGGCAGACAGTTAGACGGAGTTCATGAACTTCTTTTACACCATAACGTTATAATAGAGAACTGTACCTGGTTGTGGGGGTCCGACTGGTCCTGGTTTTTATCCAGATGGTGGTCCTGGTTCTTCCAGCGTAGGAATTCTCTAAAGGAGAAGGGGTTCAGCTCATCTGAGGCCCCCTCTTCATCTGCATAAACACAgtttcaccagcagggggcagcgtTACAGCCTGAACGCAGCTATGAGGCTCTGTGGGGGGTTCAATGTTCTCACATGTGTGTAGGAAacaaacaggacacacacagaaCTCCTGCACTGAATAAATCTGAGTTTGGCCTCCATTTCAATACAGTGAGACGTTCAAGGACTTCTGTTCTACCCAGCTGCTTGTTGCCACGCATCTTAGCATTCCCAGTGGGAAGGTCACAGTTCGACTCGTCATTATTCCGCCTCGCCATCGCATTCCGTTTACACAGATGTTAGTTACCGTTACACAGTATGCTAAAGTacggtggtgcgttcaggtggtTTGTTCACATTGGTTTTTCTATATTTGTTATCGgatgttgttttcttttggggggggggggggattttcCTGAATGGTTCATCAGTTTGCATAATTTTTCACGTCTTTTTATCGATTATGGTGACAAAATCGGAAGATTAGCCCCCCGTTGGGAAAGCGtcaaaaggaataaaaatcaGTGTGATGACAGAAAATGACCCTTGTCTGATTCCATATTAATGTCGCTACACAGTAAAGCTAATAACTCGGCGGCTCCATCACTTAACATGTTTTAGATATGGCGTCTCTGTCTCCTGTTAGTAAACTCACCGTCTGTGATGATCAGAGTTTTAGCAGAACTCCTCTGACTGGACATGACGACCGTCACCGACACGTTCCGTCAGTTATCGATCATTTTGAGCGCTGCGTCTGTCCAAGCAGGACGAAACCACTCACGGAAACACGGAGAACAGCCCAGACCCCACGTGACCCGTTTGCTAACTTGTCATTGGTTGGcgcagtcatgtgacaccagaGGGGCAAAAAACGGCACACGGAAGTAGGTTTCCATCACGACcccggtaaaaaaaaaaaaaaagaactcgcACGTGTCGGGATTCGGTGCGGTGTGTTTACCTGCAGAGAACCGGAAGAGAGCTGGTGATCCGCGGGGAGTTGGCTCCGGTAAGTGTCGGTTCGCGAACCCGCCTTATGTCGGCTCAGCCCGGCTCCATCCGCTCCGTCCGGGCGCGCTGGAGGGATGCATCTCGGCGGGCTGGGCTCGGATGTGTTGGATGGTCTCCAGAGGGGTTCGGGTTTCCTTCTGATCCGGATCTGTGAATCAGACTGCGGTGATAGATTTTGGTTGTGGTCGTAAACACGGATTCTGATTGACATAGAAAAGTTCTGAAGAAATTCCTTCAGTAAAACATCACGTTTACTACCCGTTTACGGACGTGGCAAGTTGAGATAAATGAGGTCATCCcggaaaaacaactttattatgTCAGGAAGATTCTCAGCTGAATGAAAGACTGACTTACAGCATATTTgcttctaatttaatttttaatttcttcattgCATTTGTGATATAAtagtttaaatgtaaataaatggtACAATTTGTAAAGGGAGTGTGTCAGTcatgttttcctctttgttgGGACTATTTTCTGCAGAACATGCATACAACATATTTAGTAATAAGCATATAAATATTAGGAAtatgtgtttcatgtttcacaTTCTTTGAAACCAACACCGCCTTGCTAAGCGTCTTACTAAGAagcagataaataaatgtactCACTTTTAACATGATCTTCACCAGCTTCACAAGGTCTTCTTCTGGAATCGTTTTCAGTCAACAGACGTGTCCAAAGTTAACGAGTGAATTGTGTGAGACCATCAGTCATGTGCAGGTCGTATCTCCTATCACAAACAGTTCTAAAAGGATAATAATCCATTTTATGTAAAGAACTGGTCGGATATGTAACGAGACCCTGAAGTCTGATTGTCCTCCAACAGACCCGACCCTCTGATCCGCTCAAACATTTTgtcaatgaatgaaaatgttgataCTTGAAGAAAATTTAAGGTTAAATTtcagcttgattttttttaggcCACCGTACTTTATTGTGAGGACTGCTTTCACCACTAATCAGAGGTGGACGATGTCAGAAGAAGAGGCTCCACGTGAGGGGCAGCGGTCCCAGGCCGAGTCAACCCAGTCCACACAGTCTCCATCCCAGGTTCTGTCCACCTTGTCCCCATCCCAGTCAAAGTCCCAGCTCCAGTCCCAGCAGGGTTCTGGTTCTTCTAGTGGACCGTCCTCAGGTAGCCAGTCGTCCAGCGGTTCAGGAACGCTGAGCAGCCTGGACACCCTCCCCGTCACGCTGCCGTCCGTCCCCGAGGAGCCCGAGGCTGAACCCTGGGGCCGCCTGCTGCCCATGGCCCGCTGCTTCAGAAGCCAAGGTGAGTCAGACAGCTAATACGCTAGAGATGCTAGGGATGCTGGTTCTAGTCCTAATAGTGGTTTGAAAACTGGGGTGTCTGGTACCAGGTACCTGAGACCCCAGTATTAGTTTTGATGTCAATGCTATTACTGGTCCATGAGTTAGTGCCATAACTAGCATCattcattgttattgttgtttgtttacagacTGTATCGAGGATCAATACCTGTTTGGACGGGACTCTAAGTGTAACTACATTCTGGACGACCCAGACAACAGAGGATCCCAAAAGTTCAGAATTTATAGCAAGAAACACTTCAGGATTTACAGAGTgagatcacttcctgtttctgctgattgattattgataatCATGACGTATTGTAATAAATTTGTGCGTCTCCGTCTGGCAGGAAGGCGAGGAGGTGTTTGTGGAGGACTACAGCAACAACGGGACGTTTATTGACGGTGTATTGATTGGTAAAAACAAGAAGCTTCCTCTGGTCAACAACGCCGTTCTGTCTCTGTCTGAACAACACAACAAAGGTCAGACACAGGAAACACCTTTGTGGTTACGCCAGCAGGTGGCACCTCACACCATCTGActgactctgtctctctctcttcagtCTTTGTCTTTATTAATCTGATGTCGGACAATCAGTCCAGTTTACCCAAAGAGCTCCAGGAGAAATATCTGCTGACTCGACAGATTGGCACGTGAGTCTGAACCCATTGGCGTGAccgtgatgtcacttcctgtaccCTGAAACGCCgctctgtgtgtttcagaggtGTGTGCGGTGAAGTCAAGCTGGCGTTCGAAAGGTCCACCTGCAAAAAATTTGCTGTCAAGATCATAAACAAGAAGAATTTCCAATCAGAAGGGGTGAGTCAAGTGATCTgctccctgattggctgagattTAATGCCTCCTTCCTTCccattttttcctcctttcctcgTTGTTATGGATTTAACAAAGGTAAAAACTGCGTAAGAGGCATCTGAAGGTGACGTTCGGTGGGCGGTCTTTTAGTCCTGTCATCCTGTTttttctgtccaatcacagacggCGGTGCGAAATGcaaagacagagatggagattCTACAGAGAACCGACCACGTGAGTGTGAAACCACCGAAGAAGAGTAATATTTCTAAAGACCACCAGCTGTAAGTCctcctctcctcgtctcctgcaGCCTTGTCTCATTAAGACGGTGGATTTTTACCAGACAGATGAGAGCTACTACATCGTGTTGGAGCTGTGAGTCCACTCAgatctacctgtctgtctgtctgtctacctgtctgtctaccgGTCTTCACCTGTCTGCCTACCTGTCTGTCAGGATGGAGGGGGGTGAGTTGTTCCAGAGACTCAAGTCTAAGCAGCAGCTCAAGGAATCCGTCGCCAAACTTTACTTCTACCAGATGCTGAATGCTGTCCAGGTGAGACGCTGTTGCTACGGTAACCACTTCAAGCAAGTTTACAGCAGTCAACcaatggtgtgtgtgcgtgtgtgtgtgtgtgtgtgtgtgtgtgcagtatcTCCACAGTAATGGGATCATCCACAGAGACCTGAAACCAGAGAACATCCTCTTGTCCTCACAGGAAGACATCTGTCTCATCAAGGtacacacacctccatcatcatcgtcatcatcatcgtcatcatcatcatcatcatcaccaccgtcaccgtcatcaccatcattctACAGTAACTAATCCAATCTGATTACATATTATCAGCCTTTcaccccgtgtgtgtgtgtgtgtgtgtgtgtgtgtgtgtgtgtgtgtgtgtgtgtgtgtgtgtgtgtgtgtgtgtgtgtgtgtgtgtgtgtgtgtgtgtgtgtgtgtgtgtgtgtgtgtgtgtgtgtgtgtgtgtgtcaggtgacaGACTTCAACCAGTCCAGGATCCTGGAGGAGACCCTGCTGATGAGGACCCTGTGTGGGACCCCGTCCTATCTGGCTCCTGAGGTCTTCACCCAGGCGTCCACCACAGGATACGGACTCGCTGTCGACGCCTGGAGCCTCGGCGTCCTGCTCTTTGTCTGGTAGGCTCATCTGTCTCACTCCCTGTTCGCCTGTTTCACGTCATGTCCtacctacctgtctgtctcacctcctgCCTACCTGTCTCTCAGTCTGGGGGGTTACCCTCCCTTCCATGAGGACTTCAGCCCGCTGTCGATCACAGAGCAAATCATTCATGGAGAGTTCACCATGATCCCGTCCAAGTGGAGAAACATCTCTGACCAAGGTAGTACATGAACATCACTGCAGTACTAGTGAAGTACTACTTTAGTACCTcttgtgtttccatggtgacagcTAAAGACGTGGTGAGGAAGCTGCTGGTCGTTGATCCCAGTAAGAGGATGACTATCGAGGAAGCCCTGCATCACAGCTGGTTACAGGTAACGAACTAGACGACTGCCGGAGGACTAAGTCATGAAACCGGTCGTGATGTTGTGATGTCTCAGTGAGCTCTCCAGGTGTATGATGGGAGTCTGCTGCTCAGATTCtgactgtgttgttgtgttttaggATCCTGAAATAGTGGCGACGGCTCGCAGACTCATGTACCCCAATGCtgatgttgccatggtaactgcCTCTCCAAAGATTCACTCATTGGCTGCTCTTCGTCACAAATAACTTATGGCGACTCCTCccacaggaagaggaggcggcGACGGAGACGAAGGATGACTCTGGGAGGCCCAGCAGGAAACGACGAcgagacagagaagaagaggaggaggaagaacatcCGGCCAAACAAAagcctcctccccccaccccactatAGACGACCAATAAGATTCCAGAGGTTCCTCGGGTTAAGTGACCCCACAAGGTGTTGACTACTgccaaaatgtaaattaagcTTCTAATTTTTTCTAATAAAATCTTTATATTTTTCACCAATTTAATTCATTATTCTTTGACACTTCATGGTAAGAGTGaacagaataaacaaataataaacaaaataacatttttattgttactttATTAAAATTTCTCTTTAAacttatttaaaatgtgaatttgaaGATAAAACTGAAGTCTGGgatcacatatttttatttttcgttGATCCTCATGAAGGTCGGTTGCTCCTTCAGTCGGGCTGCAGGCGTTTCTTCTCCCCACACCTCTGTggtgatgtcagagtttggCTTTGTGGCGTTCTCTGGCGCCATATAAGACGGCGTGAGCGCGGTCGAAAGCTCCACCGACGGCGGACTGGACTCTGCTCTTCCAGTGCTGGAGCTTAGGACGCTGCTGCAGGACGTCTCTGCCCGCGACGAGAGGCTGCAAAGACACGCCGAGCGTTACCAGAACCAGTGACCAATCCATGAAGCCCAGCCTCAACACGCAACCAGCGGAGCGTTTATCTGATCGATAGAGAGCCAATCAGGGTGTCTGACCTGCATGAGCTCACAGATGGCCAGCAGATCGGCCACGGTGATTTCATCACCGCAGAGGAATGGCTGTCTGCGCAGAAACATGGTCTCCAGTTTGTCCAGAGTTTCATCGAGCTGAGAGAGAGCACGATTCAAACGCCCCTCGTCCACCGGAGAACCGCTCATAGCCGGGAGGAGAACCTGAGAGACGGGTGGAGGCAGATGGACACAGAAGGGTGGACACACCTTGTTTGAGAcgtatccaaaaaaaaaagtttgaaatctGCAGATTGGCAGAGGGCAGCCATCCCTGTGGTCTTTATTTCTAACAAGTTCCGATCAGCTAATCAACTGGTGATCGATACGTGTGGGGTCATCATGCAGAACTGGTTTCTAAATGGGACTAGTCTGAGTGTGTGTACCTCCAGTATAAAGACTTTGGCAGCGTGTGGACGAGTGTTGGTGTGATGCCAGGCTGTGTACTCGTCCACTCTGGCTCGCCTCTCTGGTTGCCGTGGATACCAGTGCTCCGGGACGTTAAACTTGGTGGCAAGGTACTTCAGGATGGCatcactgtaacacacaaacacacacctggtgtcaGTACTCAATGGGGTGAAGTACCCAAGAAAGAAGTACCCCGTTAAAAGAATTTAAGTGTATtgatttatatattcatttttaatggggcGCTGGTTCTAGTCGGTGTACCTCTCAGTGAGGACGAAGTCTCCGTCCACCAGCACAGGAACCTTCTGCATGGGGTTCATCTTGGTGAACTCTGGGGTCTTGTTCTCTCCTGCTGGGCAaagaaaaactcaaacaaaTCTCCGTTTAGAAGAactcacacattttaaatttaattcgtATTTTGGCCCAGACAAACTAaactaacattttttttttttaaaagccacACATCTCTGCTTCACGttcctgtcttttttctttcaggctGATAAAAAAATTATCCCGGAAGTGATCAGAATTAAACTgtctagtttaaaaaaaaaatcctcttgcATGCTAATTTACGATGCCGAATTGATAAACCATATGTATATTATCTATTACCAAGTTATTAGTTTTAAATTAAATCGTTAAATTTGCACATCTTAATGGAAATCTTTAAAACTGTGATTTCTTTGATGAAGTTTTGTCGCCCCACGTCACGAACAATTATTTTGGGGTCAAAGTTCTCTGGGGCAGAAGTCATGACGAACGAACTTTTACAAGTTCAGCAACTCAGAGGCGTTAACCTGCTACCAGCACAGCACTGACTAGTCGTGGAGTCAGTAATCTAGTTTATTTGGGTAGTAAAGCTGCTGACCTTTCCTCAGAGCCACGGTGCGGACTGTGTGCGGGATTTGGTTGCATTCTAGCAGGATGAGCAGCGCCCGGCAAGGCTGCGACAGAAGGTCCAGATAAACCTCCACCCCAGGGGATGCAGCCATCACGGCTGAGGTTGTTTTAAACGTGGGGGAAAAGGATAAACCACAGTCCGTGGAGGAAGCTGCCGGTGTGCAGCGAATTTAAATGTCCTGCCGCTCGGTTGCGCCCCTACTGGACACTCCACGCGCTGCAGTTTAGTCACCGATATACCGATTTCCGGTAGtccctcaaaataaaagcatcgaaATAACGAATTAcattataatgttttttttacatcactttGAAGCTGTTACTAAGGAACAGATAGAAGCTTTGCAGACAGAAGGAATTGCAGGTGGTAAAGCTTGGTCGCGCTAAAGCTACTTTTGCTACCTCTGTCGGGGACGTCATTGCAGTCTTTACTGCTACTGTTGAACTTAGACGTTCTAAAGTCATGCATATTACTAATTTAAAAGTTTGCGTTGTTTACTAAATTTTAGTCGCTATTAGCAGGTGGACAAACACGAATTAGTTCCGtggattaaaaatattttggtacTCACAACCGGAAGCTGTTGACAATCTAACATCGTCTAACTTtatctaaatgtttttgtagttacccactatgtccacaagagggcctCACgattacagatccttcaagaacgtagaatAACATTATTGACACGTCTTCCGAAATAACTTTGTTGTGCAGTTTTCCACGGAAAGGTTTAACAGATGCATGTAAGCAtgcatgtcttattttgcttgtatttatattttgtattttacattttgtctttgtgtttttgtgtaccaTTTTGTGTACCATCAAGAGCTTTCTGGAAATTTAATTAGCAACGGAGTTTAACATGCCTTATTAATTGAAATGTGTAAAATCGTTAAACTGCTTGAAATGCTAGCTAGGAGTAGTCCCCATTCTCCCCTCTCGTTAGAGTTTCCTAAAAGTAAGTAGATGACTGTTCGTCTGGGTTAGGACAGGAAGACTGAGTAAAGCTAAAATTTGTAATATGGTCactgaccacaggagggcagtgtcaccAATATATGTTCATGTCCGATGGTCGCTCAACATAAAAGCATCAAGCGAAGaggaattatttttaattcaatttcacgagaaatgTAAGACCAAAAGCTGGTTCCGAGTTTTTGATGTTTTACATCATTGTACAAAAGTGTTAAAGTCGTGACTTAAATGCACTGGTCAAAACCAAGAAAAAcgttaaaacattttcaaataaagcagaagttagtACAGTCAAATAGTGTGGGTCTgagatcaaatgaaaatgaagcatttgTATTTCCTCACTTTGACCAGAAGAGGGCATCAAACATATTTACCATCAAGAgccttctgaatattttttcaGCAATAGAATTTGACATGTCTTCCTATTTGAAATGTATGATTGCtgattgttcgtctgggttcgGACACGAAGACTGAGTTATGTAATATAGcaattgaccacaggagggcagtgtcgGCACAACATAGATAAAGTTGGATGTAATCGCCGATATGTGTCGTTTTCCGGCTAgtttccaaaataaaagaatcatAATAAAGGATTTTTCCCCCGATGTACCTAATGAGAAAATTCGAGTGACGAGTGTTTTTACATCGGTTTTGAACGAATGCCACGAATGAATATATAGATCATTTTTCACATAGAAGGAGTCAGCCGGTGAAAAAGTTTGGTAGCGCTAAAGCTACTGCTAACTCTGTCGGGGACATGAGTGCAGTCTGTCCTACAAACCTCTAAGTAAGAGGAGCTATAGTAATGCAAACTACTAATTCAGAAGTTTGCATTGTTTACACAATTTAAATTGCTTTTAGCGGGAGGAAGGTCGCGGCAAACAGGTGATCTTTCGGGTgatcaattttattttgatagtctAATCCGGAAGCTATTGATAATCTAATAGCgtctaactttgtctcaatgtttttgtagttacccactatgtccacaagagggcattaCTATTACAGAGCATTCAAGACCGTAGAATAACATTATTGACACGTCCTCCGAAATAACTTTGTTGCGTATTTTTCCAGGGAACAGTTTGACAGATATGAAGCTAGGAAATTCAACGTTACTTTTATGTTTACTTACTGAGCAGGAAATGGTTTGACTACATTTACCTGAGGTCAGGGCTCGAATAGGAATTCAGCATATATGTCTTATTTAGCTTGtactgtgggtttttttagaggtttttgtgtgtttgtctttgtgtttctgtcttcgttttgttttttgagtttaCCTCAGCAGTcacgttgaaatgataattttcCATTTACATCAATCTAAAAGCGTCAGCAATGGAGTTTAACATGTCTcactatttgaaatgtatgcAATTGTAAAACAGcttgaaatgctaactagcagtAGCCCCCTCTATCTTCTCGTTAATTTCCTAAAGGGAAAGTAGATGATAAACTGGATAAACTGGATAaacaacaggagaaaaaaaacccactggcatcacaggacataccgcaagacatacactacactaacagacacatgtcgcactaacaggacttatatactaaactataactaaaatataaacagtataaaatttaaaaaatataacagtattaaatgaaaatataaacagtataaaattaaattaaaatataaaacagtatgaaattaaaaaaatatataaacagtattaaattaaattaaattaaattaaattaaattaaattaaattaaattaaattaaattaaattaaattaaatcaaccccgtgctgacctcgccaccccccccccttcctcctgagagtcattgtaccccctgatggcacggggcacgaagggggacctcagcctctctgtggaggcgctgtgtgacagcagtctgccgctgaaggtgcttctctgctgggagaaggtggtgtgtaggggtgcctggtgttgttcatgatagccgtaactttagacatggtcctgctttccagaagcgtctccacagagtccaggctcagcccaaccactgagcccgctctgcggatgagtctgttcaaatacacttcctgttcgcctgatgcttttattttgagtgacCACAGGACATGAATACATAtaaacgagcgaatgaactactgtaaacagctttttcaatctcCGTggagtggagcggtttgcaggaccggaagaGCCCCGgaacgaggagccgggagtggtgggggagctgaaccgactgaaaaagctgcctagttcattcgctcgtatatatgtgttcatgtcctgtggtcactcaaaataaaagcatcaggcgaacaggaagtgtatttgattcaatttcactagaaaagtacgaccaaaaactggtgatgAGAATAATATTTTCAcgtcatttttgaacgattgttaccgtccaAATAAAGACATGTAGGAAGTTTTTAGTGAGGAGACTCATAAAGTGTCAATGTTAGATTcttgtataaaaatattaaagttgtgggttaaatctaCTGGTCAAATccaagaaaaatgttaaaagatcttcaaataaagcagaagttagtACAGTCAAATAGTGTGGGTGTTACATCTgagatcaaatgaaaatgaagcatttgTAGTTCCTCACTTTGGCCAGAAGAGGGCATCAACCATATTTACCATCAAGAgccttctgaatattttttcaGCAATAGAATTTGACATGTCTTCCTATTTGTAATGTATGATTGCtgattgttcgtctgggttcgGACACGAAGACTGAGTAAAGCTACATTATGTAATATagccattgaccacaggagggcagtgacGGCACAACATAGATAAAGTTGGATGTAATCGCCGATATGTGTCGTTTTCCGGCTAgtttccaaaataaaagaatcatAATAAAGGATTTTTCCCCCGATGTACCTAATGAGAAAATTCGAGTGACGAGTGTTTTTACATCGGTTTTGAACGAATGCCACGAATGAATATATAGATCATTTTTCACATAGAAGGAGTCAGCCGGTGAAAAAGTTTGGTAGCGCTAAAGCTACTGCTAACTCTGTCGGGGACATGAGTGCAGTCTGTCCTACAAACCTCTAAGTAAGAGGAGCTATAGTAATGCAAACTACTAATTCAGAAGTTTGCATTGTTTACACAATTTAAATTGCTTTTAGCAGGAGGAAGGTCGCGGCAAACAGGTGATCTTTCGGGTgatcaaaattattttgatagtctaATCCGGAAGCTATTGATAATCTAATAGCgtctaactttgtctcaatgtttttgtagttacccactatgtccacaagagggcattaCTATTACAGAGCATTCAAGACCGTAGAATAACATTATTGACACGTCCTCCGaaataactttgttgtgtagttttccacggaacaGTTTGACAGATATGAAGCTAGGAAATTCAACGTTACTTTACATTGACCACAGGATGGCAGTGTCACAATATGTGTTCATGTCCTGTGgtcactcaaaataaaagcatcaggcgaacaggaagtgtatttgattcaatttctttagaaaagtacgaccaaaaactggtgacgagAATTTAATATTTTCGCTGTAACGCTGTGGCCTCACAGGTTCGAATCCCACGGAGGACACACCCAGGTTGTTATTGTAGTGGGGAGTTGGTTCTCAACCTGGCTACATAAACATTTAGGTcatgtttcctccacctgtggtAACTTTGGGACGCGTCCCATTTCTTCCTTCCTGAGGATGACGAAGGATCTTGATGTCATTATATTCTGGTTTCTCCTCAGGGCGGTGAACCCCATAAAAATAAGTTCCAAACCAAGTCACAGCAGCTGAGGGTTTAGtccagagagatg
Encoded proteins:
- the entr1 gene encoding endosome-associated-trafficking regulator 1, whose amino-acid sequence is MSSQRSSAKTLIITDDEEGASDELNPFSFREFLRWKNQDHHLDKNQDQSDPHNQSSSFQRLFDVGDVTFDPEVGFFSERSLASLASREEEEEDWGRGFLSGVDSTSSVCTEEEEEETRFSSRPEEQPVGAGGENYEGDDETSIAEAVTSCRRRSGRSNQIQQLKEENTVLRRTIRELERRSEANERRVMELSEEIVQRTRQEEKEARDLENMVHSVEQNLHLMTKRALKAENSVSKLKLELQQLQVEADSLRSANHSLRAESEVMKTMKRNAQVASEYLNKTASHAQSSIRQLMGEAESLLLVSQLLQSIDRISDLPSDS
- the chek2 gene encoding serine/threonine-protein kinase Chk2, whose product is MSEEEAPREGQRSQAESTQSTQSPSQVLSTLSPSQSKSQLQSQQGSGSSSGPSSGSQSSSGSGTLSSLDTLPVTLPSVPEEPEAEPWGRLLPMARCFRSQDCIEDQYLFGRDSKCNYILDDPDNRGSQKFRIYSKKHFRIYREGEEVFVEDYSNNGTFIDGVLIGKNKKLPLVNNAVLSLSEQHNKVFVFINLMSDNQSSLPKELQEKYLLTRQIGTGVCGEVKLAFERSTCKKFAVKIINKKNFQSEGTAVRNAKTEMEILQRTDHPCLIKTVDFYQTDESYYIVLELMEGGELFQRLKSKQQLKESVAKLYFYQMLNAVQYLHSNGIIHRDLKPENILLSSQEDICLIKVTDFNQSRILEETLLMRTLCGTPSYLAPEVFTQASTTGYGLAVDAWSLGVLLFVCLGGYPPFHEDFSPLSITEQIIHGEFTMIPSKWRNISDQAKDVVRKLLVVDPSKRMTIEEALHHSWLQDPEIVATARRLMYPNADVAMEEEAATETKDDSGRPSRKRRRDREEEEEEEHPAKQKPPPPTPL
- the gstt2 gene encoding glutathione S-transferase theta-2: MAASPGVEVYLDLLSQPCRALLILLECNQIPHTVRTVALRKGENKTPEFTKMNPMQKVPVLVDGDFVLTESDAILKYLATKFNVPEHWYPRQPERRARVDEYTAWHHTNTRPHAAKVFILEVLLPAMSGSPVDEGRLNRALSQLDETLDKLETMFLRRQPFLCGDEITVADLLAICELMQPLVAGRDVLQQRPKLQHWKSRVQSAVGGAFDRAHAVLYGARERHKAKL